A window from Aquabacterium sp. NJ1 encodes these proteins:
- the gmd gene encoding GDP-mannose 4,6-dehydratase yields MSKKVALITGVTGQDGSYLAEFLLKKGYEVHGIKRRSSLFNTDRIDHLYQDPHVSNRNFVLHYGDLTDSTSLVRIVQKVQPDEIYNLAAQSHVGVSFEEPEYTANADGIGALRLLEAIRILGLEKKTRFYQASTSELYGLVQEIPQKETTPFYPRSPYAVAKLYAYWITVNYREAYGMYACNGVLFNHESPVRGETFVTRKITRAISRIALGLQDCLYLGNMSALRDWGHAKDYVEMQWLMLQQDHAEDFVIATGVQYSVRQFVEFSAKELGITLAFEGEGEAEVAKVIKVEPVNGEMLAKCKVGDVIVKVDPRYYRPTEVETLLGDPTKAKQKLGWTPKISLGELVKEMVLSDYSAAKRDSLVKLAGFQAYDHHE; encoded by the coding sequence ATGAGCAAAAAAGTCGCCCTGATCACCGGTGTCACGGGCCAAGACGGGTCCTATCTGGCCGAATTTCTGCTGAAAAAGGGCTATGAGGTCCACGGCATCAAGCGTCGCTCCAGCCTGTTCAATACCGACCGCATCGACCACCTGTACCAGGACCCGCACGTCAGCAACCGCAATTTCGTGCTGCACTACGGCGACCTGACGGATTCGACCAGCCTGGTGCGCATCGTCCAGAAGGTCCAGCCCGACGAGATCTACAACCTGGCCGCGCAAAGCCACGTGGGCGTGAGCTTCGAAGAGCCCGAGTACACCGCCAACGCCGACGGCATCGGCGCGCTGCGCCTGCTCGAGGCCATCCGCATCCTGGGGCTGGAGAAGAAAACCCGCTTCTACCAGGCCTCCACCTCCGAACTGTACGGCCTGGTGCAAGAGATCCCCCAGAAGGAAACCACGCCCTTCTACCCCCGCAGCCCGTATGCGGTGGCCAAGCTGTACGCCTACTGGATCACGGTGAACTACCGCGAGGCCTATGGCATGTACGCCTGCAACGGCGTGCTGTTCAACCACGAAAGCCCGGTGCGCGGCGAAACCTTCGTGACCCGCAAGATCACGCGTGCCATCAGCCGCATCGCGCTGGGCCTGCAGGACTGCCTGTACCTGGGCAACATGAGCGCGCTGCGCGACTGGGGCCACGCCAAGGACTACGTGGAAATGCAGTGGCTGATGCTGCAGCAGGACCACGCCGAGGACTTCGTGATCGCCACGGGCGTGCAGTACAGCGTGCGCCAGTTCGTGGAGTTCTCGGCCAAGGAGCTGGGGATCACGCTGGCGTTCGAGGGCGAAGGCGAGGCCGAAGTGGCCAAGGTGATCAAGGTCGAGCCCGTCAACGGTGAGATGCTGGCCAAGTGCAAGGTGGGTGACGTGATCGTCAAGGTCGACCCGCGCTACTACCGCCCCACCGAAGTCGAAACCCTGCTGGGTGACCCCACCAAGGCCAAGCAGAAGCTGGGCTGGACGCCCAAGATCTCGCTGGGCGAGCTGGTCAAGGAAATGGTGCTGAGCGACTACTCGGCGGCCAAGCGCGACAGCCTGGTCAAGCTGGCTGGTTTCCAGGCCTACGACCACCACGAGTGA
- a CDS encoding glycosyltransferase family 1 protein, translating to MESILRIGVDFHAFDGKFQGSRSHLIGLYRAMIELSPDIEFVFFVHDIEGLRRTLGFDRPNVSMVHMGHANPLVRLGWQLPRLRRRHRIDILHTQYIVPLWGARGNAVTIHDVLFEDYPQFFTPVFVWRSKLLFRRSARTADIVMTVSEYSRGEIAAKYGVPASRIGLLLNAVDQQVFHPDEGSDAAVLARRGLADGRYLLTVGRIEPRKDHATLMRAYAQLGEDALPLVIVGQRDFGYGAFDAALAALPSREKVHVLSDVDDQELPALLRHAHTFVYPSLAEGFGMPPLEAMASGVPVIVANSTALPEVVGSAGLLFSPGDANELAACLRKLLEDAELRAQLVGKGLARARTFSWQESARVLRAAFLRWYQASQ from the coding sequence GTGGAGAGCATTTTGAGAATCGGTGTGGATTTCCATGCTTTCGACGGCAAGTTTCAGGGGTCGCGCAGCCATCTGATCGGCTTGTATCGGGCCATGATCGAGCTGTCGCCCGATATCGAGTTTGTGTTTTTCGTGCATGACATCGAGGGCTTGCGACGCACATTGGGTTTCGATCGGCCGAACGTGTCCATGGTGCACATGGGGCACGCCAACCCCTTGGTGCGCCTGGGCTGGCAACTGCCCAGGCTGCGCAGGCGGCATCGCATCGACATCCTCCATACCCAGTACATCGTGCCGCTGTGGGGGGCTCGCGGCAATGCCGTGACCATCCACGATGTTCTGTTCGAGGACTATCCGCAGTTCTTTACGCCCGTCTTCGTGTGGCGCTCGAAGCTGCTGTTCAGGCGTTCGGCACGGACGGCGGACATCGTCATGACCGTCAGCGAATACTCCCGCGGCGAAATCGCAGCGAAATATGGCGTACCGGCCTCGCGCATTGGCTTGCTGCTCAACGCGGTCGACCAGCAGGTTTTCCATCCAGACGAAGGGAGCGATGCGGCGGTGCTCGCACGTCGTGGCTTGGCTGACGGGCGTTATTTGCTGACCGTTGGTCGCATTGAGCCCCGCAAGGATCACGCGACCCTCATGCGAGCTTATGCGCAACTCGGCGAGGACGCGCTGCCGCTGGTCATCGTAGGGCAGCGCGATTTTGGTTATGGCGCCTTCGATGCTGCACTGGCGGCCCTGCCATCTCGCGAGAAAGTGCACGTGCTGAGCGACGTGGACGACCAGGAGTTGCCGGCACTGCTGCGCCATGCGCACACCTTTGTCTATCCGTCCCTCGCAGAAGGCTTCGGGATGCCACCGCTGGAAGCCATGGCCAGTGGCGTGCCAGTGATCGTTGCTAACTCCACGGCCCTGCCCGAGGTGGTGGGAAGCGCCGGCTTGTTGTTCTCACCCGGCGACGCAAATGAACTCGCGGCCTGTCTGCGCAAACTGCTGGAGGATGCCGAGTTGCGGGCCCAACTGGTGGGCAAGGGTTTGGCTCGCGCGCGCACGTTCTCCTGGCAGGAGTCGGCGCGGGTTCTGAGGGCGGCATTTCTGCGTTGGTACCAGGCATCACAGTAG